A single genomic interval of Arthrobacter methylotrophus harbors:
- a CDS encoding cytochrome, with amino-acid sequence MTDPLLAHATEYGRMYARSTAESFSVPSITTVIGQQAHSLDGWFGYMGASSLAKDPELPQHLSSPAKMRQAVNKAAKAAEVYRDDAARRGDRVHNYCEQVAIHALGRPHRMKETREELASNGEEAFADRFDEWWELYRVEPIAPEITVWNSSVGYAGTLDLVAKINGRVCLIDYKTKGTARDGTVKPLDDKVVMQLVAGMKAEESLVDPVAGEWEPWKYGENPVLLAVAIGETEVRPQRANPDVLKHHWWKFCALKRVWEMSADVAAAGTALLAVAPPSYTATAAPAGSTKLD; translated from the coding sequence ATGACAGATCCATTGCTTGCCCACGCTACCGAATATGGCCGGATGTATGCCCGGTCCACGGCCGAGTCCTTTTCGGTCCCTTCCATCACCACGGTGATCGGCCAGCAGGCCCACTCCCTGGACGGCTGGTTCGGTTATATGGGGGCCAGCAGCTTGGCAAAAGATCCGGAGCTTCCCCAGCATCTCTCCAGCCCCGCGAAGATGCGGCAGGCTGTCAACAAAGCCGCCAAGGCAGCGGAGGTTTACCGGGACGACGCCGCACGCCGCGGCGATCGAGTCCATAACTACTGCGAACAAGTGGCCATCCATGCCCTAGGACGCCCGCACCGAATGAAGGAAACGCGCGAAGAGCTAGCTTCAAACGGCGAAGAAGCCTTCGCGGACCGCTTCGATGAATGGTGGGAGTTATACCGGGTGGAGCCCATTGCACCCGAGATCACCGTGTGGAACTCAAGCGTCGGCTACGCCGGAACGCTGGACCTCGTGGCCAAAATCAACGGGAGGGTCTGTTTGATCGACTACAAGACCAAAGGCACCGCTCGTGATGGAACGGTGAAACCCCTTGACGACAAGGTGGTGATGCAACTCGTAGCCGGCATGAAGGCCGAGGAAAGCCTGGTGGATCCGGTGGCAGGGGAGTGGGAACCGTGGAAATACGGAGAGAACCCCGTCCTCCTTGCCGTGGCCATCGGCGAGACGGAAGTCCGTCCCCAGCGGGCCAATCCGGACGTCCTCAAGCACCATTGGTGGAAATTCTGCGCCTTGAAGCGGGTGTGGGAGATGTCTGCTGATGTTGCTGCGGCGGGTACGGCGCTGCTTGCTGTAGCTCCGCCGTCGTACACCGCCACAGCGGCGCCCGCAGGCTCAACTAAACTGGACTAG